A window from Chrysemys picta bellii isolate R12L10 chromosome 2, ASM1138683v2, whole genome shotgun sequence encodes these proteins:
- the NR4A3 gene encoding nuclear receptor subfamily 4 group A member 3, with translation MPCVQAQYSPSPPGSSYAAQTYAYGSEYSSEIMNPDYTKLTMDLSSTEITATATTSLPSFSTFMEGYSGSYELKPSCLYQMQSASSSQRPLIKMEDSRLHSYHSSLPPSTDEGIPSTSMYFKQSPPSTPTTPGFPSHQASMWDEPPHPLQPAQTCMAPSHLMDSAPMKTVPTRFPLFHFKHSPPHTPAAGAHMCYDPAALSLPLGSDRPTAGQATMENHPYGLPLAKRAAALAFSPLGLNAATSSLLGESSGSSSGLPSPPSRSSSSGEGTCAVCGDNAACQHYGVRTCEGCKGFFKRTVQKNAKYVCLANKNCPVDKRRRNRCQYCRFQKCLSVGMVKEVVRTDSLKGRRGRLPSKPKSPLQQEPSQPSPPSPPISMMNALVRALTDSTPREPDYSRYCSTDQAAAGTDAEHVQQFYNLLTASIDISRGWAEKIPGFTDLPKEDQTLLIESAFLELFVLRLSIRSDTAEDKFVFCNGLVLHRLQCLRGFGEWLESIKDFSLNLQSLNLDIPALACLSALSMITVRHGLKEPKKVEELCNKITSSLKDHLAFSCQNKGQPLESAEPKVLGVLADLRSLCTLGLQRIFYLKLEDLVPPPSIIDKLFLDTLPF, from the exons ATGCCCTGTGTGCAAGCCCAGTATAGCCCTTCACCTCCTGGTTCGAGTTATGCAGCTCAGACCTACGCATATGGCTCAGAGTACAGCTCGGAGATCATGAATCCTGACTACACCAAACTGACCATGGACCTGAGCAGCACCGAGATCACTGCCACcgccaccacctccctgcccagctTCAGCACCTTCATGGAGGGTTACTCTGGCAGCTATGAGCTCAAGCCCTCCTGCCTGTACCAAATGCAATCTGCTTCCTCCAGCCAGAGGCCCCTCATAAAAATGGAAGACAGCCGGCTACATAGTTACCactcctcactgcccccctccacAGATGAAGGGATACCCAGCACCTCCATGTACTTCAAGCAGTCCCCGCCTTCCACGCCCACCACTCCTGGATTCCCTTCTCACCAGGCCTCCATGTGGGACGAACCCCCACATCCGCTGCAGCCTGCACAGACCTGCATGGCCCCCAGCCACTTGATGGACTCTGCCCCTATGAAGACTGTGCCCACCCGCTTCCCTCTCTTCCACTTCAAGCACTCGCCACCCCACACGCCTGCAGCTGGTGCCCACATGTGCTATGACCCTGCTGCCCTAAGCCTGCCTCTGGGATCTGACAGACCCACTGCCGGTCAAGCCACTATGGAGAACCATCCTTATGGGCTTCCCCTGGCCAAAAGAGCAGCCGCCTTAGCCTTCTCGCCACTGGGCCTCAATGCAGCCACTTCCAGCCTGTTGGGCgagagcagtggcagcagcagtggcctGCCTTCCCCGCCCAGCAGGAGCTCCTCATCTGGAGAAGGCACTTGCGCTGTGTGCGGGGACAATGCTGCCTGCCAACACTATGGGGTACGGACATGCGAGGGGTGCAAGGGCTTCTTTAAG AGAACAGttcagaaaaatgcaaaatatgtttGTTTGGCAAATAAAAACTGTCCAGTGGATAAGAGACGTCGTAACAGATGCCAGTACTGCCGCTTTCAGAAGTGTCTCAGTGTCGGCATGGTTAAAGAAG TTGTCCGTACTGATAGCCTGAAAGGGAGAAGAGGTCGGCTGCCTTCCAAACCAAAGAGCCCTTTACAACAGGAAccttcccagccctccccaccttctcctccaatcaGTATGATGAATGCCCTGGTCCGCGCTTTAACTGACTCCACACCCCGAGAGCCTGATTATTCCAGA TACTGTTCCACTGACCAGGCTGCCGCAGGCACAGATGCAGAACATGTACAACAGTTCTATAATCTTCTGACTGCCTCCATTGACATATCCAGGGGCTGGGCGGAAAAAATTCCAGGATTTACTGATCTCCCAAAGGAAGATCAGACGTTACTCATAGAATCAGCTTTTTTGGAGCTGTTTGTACTAAGACTCTCCATCAG atcCGATACTGCTGAAGATAAGTTTGTATTCTGCAATGGACTTGTGCTTCATAGACTTCAGTGCCTTCGTGGATTTGGGGAGTGGCTCGAGTCAATTAAAGACTTTTCATTAAATTTACAGAGCCTTAACCTTGATATCCCAGCCTTAGCATGTTTATCAGCTCTAAGTATGATTACAG TACGACATGGATTAAAAGAACCAAAGAAAGTGGAAGAGCTATGCAACAAGATCACTAGCAGCTTAAAAGATCACTTAGCTTTCAGCTGCCAAAACAAAGGACAGCCACTTGAGTCTGCAGAGCCTAAAGTACTAGGTGTTCTTGCTGACTTGCGTTCTCTCTGCACACTGGGACTGCAGCGCATCTTTTACCTGAAACTGGAAGATTTGGTGCCACCCCCTTCCATTATTGACAAGTTGTTTCTGGATACCCTACCTTTCTGA